One Synechococcus sp. JA-2-3B'a(2-13) genomic window carries:
- the rppA gene encoding two-component system response regulator RppA produces the protein MARILLVDDEVELADSLAQQLRREGYTVDVAYTGGRAWELLQKTGSLPYNLLVLDWMLPELSGLSLCQRVRQVDCTTPILFLTAKDTLDDRVEGLDAGADDYLVKPFELRELLARVRALLRRTTGTGEGIPRLQIGDLELDRENQVAYRQGRMIHLSQKEFRLLEYFMTHPGQLLTHDQIYEQVWAGEDPPSSNVLAAQVRLLRRRLRLPGAAELIHAVYGKGYRFGPVAGDP, from the coding sequence ATGGCACGGATTTTATTGGTGGACGATGAAGTGGAGTTGGCCGATTCTCTGGCCCAGCAACTGAGGCGAGAGGGCTACACGGTGGACGTGGCCTACACGGGGGGGCGAGCCTGGGAACTGCTGCAAAAGACGGGATCCCTGCCCTACAATCTGCTGGTCTTGGATTGGATGTTGCCGGAGCTCTCCGGGCTTTCCCTCTGTCAGCGGGTACGGCAGGTGGATTGCACCACCCCTATCCTGTTTCTGACGGCCAAAGATACCCTAGACGACCGGGTGGAAGGGCTGGATGCCGGGGCAGATGATTACTTGGTGAAGCCGTTCGAGCTGCGGGAACTGCTGGCGCGGGTGCGGGCCCTCTTGCGGCGAACCACAGGTACTGGAGAAGGGATCCCTCGCCTACAGATAGGGGATTTGGAGCTGGATCGGGAGAACCAGGTGGCCTACCGGCAGGGGCGGATGATCCACCTCTCCCAAAAAGAGTTTCGCCTGCTGGAGTACTTCATGACCCACCCCGGCCAGTTGCTCACCCACGACCAGATCTACGAGCAGGTGTGGGCCGGAGAGGATCCCCCCAGCAGCAACGTCTTGGCAGCCCAGGTGCGCCTGCTGCGGCGCCGCCTCAGGTTGCCCGGGGCAGCAGAATTGATCCACGCCGTCTACGGCAAGGGCTATCGCTTCGGGCCTGTCGCCGGGGATCCCTAG
- a CDS encoding IS630 transposase-related protein — MRQHECGSYVTCATVYRWLSRADLTTTKVKTRKRKTDLAALQQDVDQCPEARLKDGAQRQSNTH; from the coding sequence TTGCGTCAGCATGAGTGCGGGAGTTATGTCACTTGTGCAACCGTTTATCGCTGGCTGAGCCGAGCAGACCTCACGACAACAAAAGTCAAGACCCGCAAGCGAAAGACAGACTTGGCTGCCCTGCAGCAAGACGTAGACCAGTGCCCAGAAGCTCGACTAAAGGATGGAGCCCAGCGCCAGAGCAATACCCATTAA
- the atpD gene encoding F0F1 ATP synthase subunit beta produces MVTATATATNVGYITQVIGPVIDAEFPSGKLPEIYNALKVEGTTESGLKVNVTFEVQQLLGDNRVRAVAMSSTDGLVRGMPVVDTGAPITVPVGQPTLGRIFNVLGEPVDQGEPVQAQEFAPIHRSAPPLVDLTIKPEPFETGIKVIDLLAPFKKGGKVGLFGGAGVGKTVLIQELIHNIAEEHSGLSVFAGVGERTREGNDLYNEMKESGVLDKVALVYGQMNEPPGARMRVGLTALTMAEYFRDVNKQDVLLFIDNIFRFVQAGSEVSALLGRMPSAVGYQPTLATEMGNLQERITSTKQGSITSVQAVYVPADDLTDPAPATTFAHLDSTVVLSRSLAAKGIYPAVDPLDSSSTILQADIVGEEHYNTARAVKQTLQRYKELQDIIAILGLDELSEEDKLVVARARRIERFLSQPFFVAEVFTGSPGKYVKLADTIKGFQRILSGELDNLPEQAFYLVGTIEEAIEKAEKLKSK; encoded by the coding sequence ATGGTTACTGCCACCGCTACTGCCACCAATGTTGGCTACATCACTCAGGTCATTGGGCCTGTGATCGACGCCGAGTTTCCCAGCGGCAAGCTGCCCGAAATCTACAATGCCCTCAAGGTGGAGGGCACAACCGAAAGCGGCCTGAAGGTTAACGTCACCTTTGAGGTGCAGCAGCTTTTGGGGGATAACCGCGTGCGTGCGGTGGCCATGTCCTCGACCGACGGCCTGGTGCGGGGCATGCCGGTGGTGGATACGGGCGCTCCGATTACTGTGCCGGTCGGGCAGCCCACCCTGGGGCGCATTTTCAATGTGCTGGGAGAGCCGGTTGACCAAGGAGAGCCCGTTCAAGCCCAAGAATTTGCCCCCATCCACCGCAGTGCGCCTCCACTTGTCGATTTGACGATTAAGCCAGAGCCCTTTGAAACCGGCATCAAGGTGATTGACCTGCTGGCCCCCTTCAAAAAGGGGGGCAAGGTGGGCCTGTTTGGCGGTGCCGGCGTCGGCAAGACGGTGCTCATCCAGGAGCTGATCCACAACATCGCTGAGGAGCACTCTGGCCTATCGGTGTTTGCGGGCGTGGGAGAGCGCACCCGCGAGGGCAATGACCTCTACAACGAGATGAAAGAATCCGGCGTGCTGGATAAGGTGGCGCTGGTCTATGGCCAGATGAACGAGCCACCGGGTGCCCGCATGCGGGTTGGCCTGACTGCCCTGACCATGGCAGAGTACTTCCGCGACGTTAACAAGCAGGACGTGCTGCTGTTCATCGACAATATCTTCCGCTTTGTGCAGGCCGGGTCGGAAGTGTCGGCGCTGTTGGGCCGCATGCCCTCGGCGGTGGGTTACCAGCCCACCTTGGCTACCGAAATGGGCAACCTGCAAGAGCGCATCACCTCTACCAAGCAGGGATCCATCACCTCGGTGCAGGCGGTGTATGTGCCTGCTGACGACTTGACGGATCCGGCCCCAGCAACCACCTTTGCCCACCTTGACTCGACGGTGGTATTGTCCCGCAGCTTGGCAGCCAAGGGTATCTATCCGGCGGTGGATCCCCTGGATTCCTCTTCCACCATCCTGCAGGCGGACATTGTGGGCGAAGAGCACTACAACACCGCCCGGGCAGTGAAGCAAACGCTGCAGCGCTACAAAGAGCTGCAAGATATCATCGCCATCCTGGGGCTGGACGAGCTGTCGGAAGAGGACAAGCTGGTGGTGGCCCGCGCCCGCCGCATCGAGCGTTTCCTGTCCCAGCCGTTCTTCGTGGCGGAGGTATTCACTGGCTCCCCCGGCAAGTATGTGAAATTGGCAGACACCATCAAGGGCTTCCAGCGCATTTTGTCGGGGGAATTGGACAATCTGCCGGAGCAAGCCTTCTACTTGGTGGGCACCATCGAAGAGGCCATCGAGAAAGCGGAGAAGCTCAAGTCCAAGTGA
- a CDS encoding VOC family protein: MQLSGALVSVATLDLPRLQRFYRDLLGISPQVQLPTEGDPVYVEFRLPGLRLGLYRSRHLDGGAQAAAVSLCLQVQDLQGSLTTLEGLAEAYQISISPLRQAFHGQEVDFRDPDGNRIVLHQPSAAFGEATAWDPQG; this comes from the coding sequence ATGCAGCTCTCTGGTGCCTTGGTTAGCGTGGCTACCCTGGACTTGCCTCGTCTACAACGCTTCTATCGGGATCTCTTGGGGATCTCTCCCCAAGTCCAGCTCCCGACAGAGGGGGATCCGGTGTACGTAGAGTTTCGTCTGCCGGGGTTGCGGCTGGGCCTCTATCGCAGCCGTCATCTCGATGGTGGTGCCCAAGCCGCAGCGGTGAGCCTCTGCCTGCAGGTGCAAGATTTACAGGGATCCCTGACAACACTGGAGGGGTTGGCGGAAGCTTATCAGATCTCCATTTCCCCTCTGCGACAAGCCTTTCACGGACAGGAGGTGGATTTTCGGGATCCCGATGGCAACCGGATTGTACTGCACCAGCCTTCTGCTGCTTTTGGGGAAGCGACAGCCTGGGATCCCCAGGGTTAG
- a CDS encoding YIP1 family protein — MLGSWLDNIYGAWFLPERTFRALREQPVLWQAFGVVGLLNVLDAIRRSGVSLPSMVLAVLMGSLGWVGLAAVLQLLAFCLGRAVPSFSALLCLTGFAGLPWLLLGPAQSLGGVVGSLLGLSALLWFVVWQVRAVAVALDLEWWRLLGLIPLAFLGGILALSWLTSSVVALASLG; from the coding sequence ATGCTTGGTTCCTGGTTAGACAACATCTACGGCGCTTGGTTTCTGCCGGAGCGCACCTTTCGGGCGTTGCGGGAACAGCCTGTTCTCTGGCAAGCCTTTGGGGTGGTGGGGCTGCTCAACGTCCTGGATGCGATTCGCCGCTCTGGGGTAAGCCTGCCGAGCATGGTGCTGGCGGTGCTGATGGGATCCCTGGGCTGGGTGGGTTTGGCGGCTGTGTTGCAATTGCTGGCCTTTTGTTTGGGTCGGGCTGTCCCTTCCTTTTCAGCGCTGCTGTGCTTGACGGGGTTTGCCGGTTTGCCGTGGCTGCTGCTGGGGCCTGCTCAATCGTTGGGTGGGGTGGTGGGATCCCTGCTGGGCTTGTCAGCTCTGCTGTGGTTTGTGGTTTGGCAGGTGCGGGCAGTAGCTGTAGCGCTGGATTTGGAGTGGTGGCGGCTGCTGGGCCTGATCCCATTGGCTTTCCTGGGGGGGATCTTGGCCCTGAGCTGGCTGACCAGCAGCGTCGTTGCTTTGGCTTCCTTGGGCTAA
- a CDS encoding MlaE family lipid ABC transporter permease subunit, protein MSWLQRVGSSFLLAGQVILHLMRGRIHRRNTLDQLSAVGLESLLIVLITAVVISGVFTIQLAREFINFGASSLIGGVLAIALARELTPVVTAVILAGRVGSAFAAELGTMKVTEQIDALLLLRTDPVDYLVIPRVLAAGLMLPVLTILSLLTGLVGGMIICASAYNISPAVFLNSAQTLLSSWDLLVCCLKAMVFGSLIAIVGSNWGLSTSGGAKGVGRSTTDAVVTALLGVFVTNFLISWLLFQGPGSALSRAL, encoded by the coding sequence ATGAGCTGGTTGCAGCGGGTGGGCAGCAGTTTTCTCCTGGCCGGCCAGGTGATTTTGCATCTGATGCGGGGTCGTATCCATCGCCGCAACACCCTGGATCAGCTTTCGGCGGTGGGTCTGGAGTCGCTGCTGATTGTTTTGATTACGGCGGTGGTGATCAGCGGTGTTTTCACCATCCAGTTGGCGCGGGAGTTCATCAACTTTGGCGCTTCCTCGCTAATTGGGGGGGTTTTGGCGATTGCCCTTGCCCGCGAGCTGACACCGGTGGTGACGGCCGTGATCTTGGCCGGACGGGTGGGATCCGCCTTTGCCGCCGAGCTGGGCACCATGAAGGTCACGGAGCAGATCGACGCTCTGCTGTTGTTACGCACCGATCCGGTGGATTATCTGGTGATCCCGCGGGTGCTGGCTGCGGGGCTGATGCTGCCGGTGCTCACCATCCTCTCCCTGCTGACGGGGCTGGTGGGGGGGATGATCATCTGCGCTTCGGCCTACAACATCTCTCCTGCAGTGTTTCTCAACTCGGCGCAAACCCTTCTGAGCTCCTGGGATTTGCTCGTCTGTTGTTTGAAGGCGATGGTGTTTGGGTCTTTGATCGCCATTGTCGGCTCCAACTGGGGCCTTTCCACCAGCGGGGGAGCCAAGGGGGTGGGTCGCTCCACCACCGATGCAGTGGTTACGGCGCTGCTGGGCGTGTTTGTCACCAACTTCCTTATTTCTTGGCTGTTGTTTCAGGGGCCGGGGAGCGCCCTCAGCCGCGCGTTGTAG
- the mreD gene encoding rod shape-determining protein MreD, with amino-acid sequence MLNPLILKLKSHLNWVVTALSGLLAAVAPWWRGPGLELAGLTPDWPLIWVVCWSVRRKAWQGAVAGVTLGFLQDALTSPCPTHALGLAVVGILTAKLQKQRYMQEDFISVALIVFGMVVIAETLMALQWMWLVASQGSDDLDPAGTQTLLDGLENSLRFFGNIGGDGPRSLESIWWNHQRNALTSAILSSLWAPALYWPLSRWWQSQERDPREI; translated from the coding sequence ATGCTCAACCCTCTGATTCTTAAGCTCAAGTCTCACCTCAACTGGGTGGTGACTGCCCTATCAGGATTGCTGGCAGCAGTGGCCCCTTGGTGGCGCGGGCCGGGCTTGGAGCTGGCAGGCTTAACCCCAGATTGGCCCTTGATCTGGGTGGTGTGCTGGAGTGTGCGGCGTAAAGCTTGGCAGGGAGCTGTTGCCGGGGTCACCCTGGGTTTTCTGCAAGATGCGCTGACCAGCCCTTGTCCTACCCATGCGCTGGGGCTGGCCGTAGTCGGGATCCTCACCGCCAAGTTGCAAAAACAACGCTACATGCAAGAAGACTTTATCTCGGTGGCCTTGATCGTTTTTGGTATGGTGGTGATCGCCGAAACCTTGATGGCACTGCAATGGATGTGGCTCGTGGCCTCGCAGGGATCCGATGACCTGGATCCAGCAGGAACGCAAACCTTGCTGGATGGATTGGAGAACTCCCTTCGGTTTTTCGGCAACATTGGTGGCGATGGCCCCCGTTCTCTGGAGAGCATCTGGTGGAACCATCAACGCAATGCCCTCACGTCTGCTATTTTAAGTAGCCTCTGGGCACCCGCTTTGTATTGGCCCCTCAGCCGTTGGTGGCAGTCTCAAGAGCGGGATCCCAGAGAGATTTAG
- the rsmI gene encoding 16S rRNA (cytidine(1402)-2'-O)-methyltransferase, whose product MEHPTASLYLVATPIGNREDITLRALRVLREVDWVAAEDTRHSGQLLKHFQISARLISYHEHNAAQRIPQLLKYLSAGQSVALISDAGTPAISDPGEELVRACIQAGIPVIPVPGPVAAVAALTASGLPTGRFVFEGFLPLKPSQRQARLRQLAQEERTVVLYEAPHRLRQTLQDLLDHCGPERQIVLARELTKLYESFWRGSLAAALEHCAAQPPRGEFTLLLEGYVGAVPSPNPARGGTESLNGRGDSESEAEIRQEMARLLAEGLSRSAASRRLAQRLQGSPIWTRRRLYNLSLQLEPLPSSGGTESFSEYVSAPHCFQDNSETES is encoded by the coding sequence ATGGAACACCCCACCGCCAGCCTTTATTTGGTGGCTACCCCCATCGGCAACCGCGAAGACATCACCCTGCGGGCGCTGCGGGTTTTGCGGGAAGTGGACTGGGTGGCGGCAGAAGATACTCGCCACTCCGGCCAGCTTCTTAAACATTTTCAAATCTCCGCCCGCCTCATCAGCTATCACGAGCACAACGCTGCCCAGCGGATCCCGCAACTCCTGAAGTATCTGTCGGCGGGCCAGTCGGTGGCCCTGATCAGCGATGCCGGCACCCCCGCCATTTCCGATCCGGGAGAAGAGCTGGTGCGTGCCTGCATTCAAGCCGGGATCCCGGTGATCCCTGTGCCGGGGCCGGTAGCTGCTGTTGCCGCCTTGACCGCTTCGGGCCTGCCTACAGGACGATTCGTGTTCGAGGGATTTTTACCTCTTAAACCCAGCCAACGACAAGCCCGCCTGCGGCAGTTGGCCCAAGAAGAGCGCACCGTCGTTCTCTATGAAGCCCCCCATCGCCTGCGCCAAACTCTGCAGGATCTGCTGGATCACTGCGGCCCAGAGCGGCAGATCGTGCTGGCGCGGGAGCTGACCAAGCTGTATGAGTCCTTCTGGCGGGGATCCCTGGCAGCAGCTCTGGAGCACTGCGCTGCTCAGCCGCCCCGAGGGGAGTTCACCCTCTTGCTTGAGGGATATGTGGGTGCCGTTCCCAGCCCTAACCCTGCCAGAGGCGGGACGGAGTCCTTGAATGGGCGGGGAGACAGTGAATCGGAAGCGGAAATTCGTCAAGAAATGGCCCGATTGCTGGCCGAAGGCCTGTCCCGGTCTGCAGCCAGCCGCCGGTTGGCCCAGCGTCTGCAGGGATCCCCCATCTGGACGCGGCGCCGCCTTTACAATCTATCCTTGCAGCTTGAGCCGCTCCCCAGTTCTGGCGGGACGGAGTCCTTTTCTGAGTACGTCAGCGCTCCACATTGTTTCCAAGACAACAGCGAGACCGAGTCCTGA
- a CDS encoding rod shape-determining protein yields the protein MGFFSRFSRDMGIDLGTANTLVYVAGRGIVLQEPSVVAIDQNTKQPLAVGEDAKKMLGRTPGNIVAVRPLRDGVIADFDTAEMMLKHFIHRVHEGRYLIAPRIVIGIPSGVTGVERRAVMEAALQAGSREVYLVDEPVAAAIGAGLPVQEPTGNMIIDIGGGTTEVAVLSLQGIVLSESVRVAGDELSEAIAQYMKKVHNLTIGERTAEEIKIRIGSAYPIQEELTMEVRGLHLLSGLPRTVTVKSTEIRESMAEPLSVIVEAIKRTLERTPPELAADIIDRGIMLAGGGALLKGLDALISHETGILVHIAPDPLSCVVLGTGRVLEDFKTLGRVLSGSFKG from the coding sequence GTGGGGTTCTTCAGCCGATTTTCCCGTGATATGGGCATTGATTTGGGCACTGCCAACACGCTGGTCTACGTGGCCGGGCGAGGCATTGTCCTGCAAGAGCCCTCTGTGGTCGCCATCGACCAAAACACCAAGCAACCCCTGGCTGTGGGGGAAGATGCCAAAAAAATGTTGGGCCGTACCCCCGGCAACATTGTAGCGGTGCGTCCTCTGCGAGATGGGGTGATTGCCGATTTCGACACGGCGGAGATGATGCTAAAACACTTCATCCACCGCGTACACGAGGGCCGGTACCTGATTGCTCCCCGCATTGTGATTGGGATCCCCAGCGGTGTGACCGGGGTGGAGCGACGGGCGGTGATGGAAGCCGCTCTCCAAGCTGGGTCGCGGGAGGTGTATTTGGTGGATGAGCCGGTGGCAGCAGCAATCGGGGCCGGGCTGCCGGTGCAAGAGCCCACTGGGAACATGATCATCGACATTGGCGGCGGCACCACTGAGGTAGCCGTCCTCAGTTTGCAGGGGATCGTGCTGAGCGAGTCCGTGCGGGTAGCGGGAGATGAGCTGAGCGAGGCCATCGCCCAGTACATGAAAAAGGTTCACAACCTCACCATCGGGGAGCGCACCGCTGAAGAGATCAAGATTCGGATTGGCTCCGCCTACCCAATTCAAGAGGAACTGACCATGGAAGTGCGCGGGTTACACCTGCTCTCGGGTTTACCCCGTACCGTCACGGTGAAGAGCACCGAAATTCGCGAGAGCATGGCCGAGCCCCTCTCGGTGATTGTGGAAGCCATTAAGCGCACCCTGGAGCGCACTCCACCGGAATTGGCTGCCGACATCATCGACCGAGGCATCATGCTGGCCGGGGGAGGAGCCTTGCTCAAGGGTCTGGATGCCCTGATCAGCCATGAAACCGGGATCTTGGTTCACATTGCCCCGGATCCCCTCAGTTGTGTGGTGCTGGGTACAGGGCGAGTTCTAGAGGATTTCAAAACCTTGGGTCGAGTGTTGAGCGGCAGCTTCAAGGGCTAG
- a CDS encoding Rrf2 family transcriptional regulator produces the protein MRLTTRATYSIKALLDLAMLGSGQMASVRAIAQRQGIPAPYLEKLLIELRQAGLVCSQRGAQGGYRLARAPRRIPISAILAAVGESLDPLVESSDATAVYSAERLDWVTEALWKRIARQVQQVLEETTLEDLYFDVRSWQAAQDQESGFVV, from the coding sequence GTGCGCTTGACAACGCGGGCCACCTATAGCATCAAAGCTTTGTTGGATCTGGCGATGCTCGGCTCCGGGCAAATGGCTTCGGTGCGGGCCATTGCTCAGCGACAGGGGATCCCAGCTCCCTACCTGGAAAAGTTGCTGATTGAGTTGCGCCAGGCCGGCTTGGTTTGTTCCCAACGGGGGGCCCAGGGAGGCTACCGGTTGGCACGGGCGCCGCGGCGGATCCCGATCAGCGCCATTTTGGCGGCAGTGGGAGAATCCTTGGATCCTCTTGTGGAGAGTTCTGACGCCACAGCCGTGTATTCGGCGGAGCGGCTGGACTGGGTGACGGAAGCCCTGTGGAAGCGGATCGCTCGGCAAGTGCAGCAGGTGCTGGAGGAAACCACCTTGGAAGATCTGTATTTTGATGTTCGGAGCTGGCAGGCGGCTCAGGATCAGGAGAGTGGATTTGTGGTTTGA
- a CDS encoding indolepyruvate ferredoxin oxidoreductase subunit alpha — MPHTIVTDICEGVADCVEACPVACIHPGDTKNAKGTDYFWIEFSTCIDCGICLQVCPVEGAILPEEKPHLQRVPR; from the coding sequence ATGCCGCATACAATTGTCACCGATATCTGTGAAGGTGTGGCCGACTGTGTAGAGGCTTGCCCTGTTGCCTGCATCCACCCCGGCGATACCAAAAATGCCAAAGGCACCGACTACTTTTGGATTGAGTTTTCCACCTGCATCGACTGTGGCATCTGTTTACAGGTCTGCCCCGTAGAGGGCGCTATTCTGCCGGAGGAAAAGCCGCATCTGCAGCGAGTGCCCCGCTAA
- the cbiB gene encoding adenosylcobinamide-phosphate synthase CbiB: protein MWFEPAGGMESSLFFPAQPTAGLVLAAALALDYLLADPWGWPHPVRVMGAVIAWGQGYILKHCSTPRAQQWGGAVLTLTLVGGSYGIGWGLVAIGNAIHPWAGILMQVTLMASCLGGRSLRFATLEVLDPLEKEDLPEARQRLSRYVGRDTEHLTASEILRALIETVAENTPDGATAPLFYAFLGGAPLALAYKASSTLDSMVGYRHPPFTHLGTVPARCEDGLTWLPCRLTVLTLALLSRDPWGFWQRCRQDAQADPSPNSGWSEAAFAWRLQIQLGGTNFYQGIPKVKPKLGIPARPLTPQVVRESLGLLRQVVWIWGSLMVGATLLLTVLQLMVVYFTP, encoded by the coding sequence TTGTGGTTTGAGCCTGCTGGCGGGATGGAGTCATCGCTGTTTTTCCCGGCCCAACCGACTGCCGGGCTGGTGCTGGCGGCAGCTTTGGCTTTGGATTATCTGCTGGCGGATCCCTGGGGTTGGCCTCATCCAGTGCGGGTGATGGGGGCTGTTATTGCCTGGGGGCAAGGCTATATCCTCAAGCACTGCTCAACTCCGCGAGCACAACAGTGGGGCGGGGCAGTTCTCACCCTAACTTTGGTGGGGGGATCCTACGGCATAGGCTGGGGGCTGGTCGCCATCGGCAATGCCATCCATCCCTGGGCAGGGATCCTCATGCAGGTAACCCTCATGGCCAGTTGTCTGGGAGGGCGCAGCCTGCGCTTTGCTACGTTGGAGGTGTTGGATCCCTTGGAAAAAGAGGATCTGCCGGAGGCCCGTCAACGTCTCAGCCGCTACGTGGGGCGGGATACAGAGCACCTGACGGCATCGGAGATTTTGCGGGCGCTGATTGAGACGGTGGCCGAAAATACTCCCGACGGAGCAACTGCCCCTCTGTTCTACGCCTTCTTGGGAGGGGCGCCCTTGGCCCTAGCCTACAAGGCCAGCAGCACGCTGGATTCTATGGTGGGCTACCGCCACCCCCCTTTCACCCATTTGGGCACGGTGCCGGCCCGCTGTGAGGATGGGCTGACTTGGCTGCCCTGCCGCCTGACGGTGCTCACGCTGGCGCTGCTCAGCCGGGATCCTTGGGGGTTCTGGCAGCGGTGTCGTCAGGACGCGCAAGCGGATCCCAGCCCCAATTCCGGGTGGAGCGAAGCGGCTTTTGCCTGGCGGCTGCAGATCCAATTGGGGGGAACCAATTTCTATCAGGGGATCCCGAAGGTGAAACCCAAATTGGGGATCCCAGCTCGCCCCTTGACCCCGCAAGTGGTGCGGGAAAGCTTGGGACTGCTGCGACAGGTTGTATGGATTTGGGGGAGTTTGATGGTGGGAGCAACTCTCCTGTTGACCGTTCTGCAACTCATGGTCGTTTATTTCACCCCCTAG
- a CDS encoding GerMN domain-containing protein has product MSHYGGRIAQLSSVRLGGRRSRPRRGRALQLGILGFLLGLGAMGAAWWYTIGPRQTLSLYWLTSADNSIYYVQQERTVRAFDAQEAIRLALEELIAGPRDPHLTSAIPPQTRVLDVRVEGDDIFLNFSPEFTQGGGATAMMSRVTQVLYTATSQNPGARVWISVEGRALEVLGGEGLILDQPLTRASFVPSFQLPAEPATPKDSAPLTGSPKRRLAITAS; this is encoded by the coding sequence ATGAGCCACTACGGAGGCCGTATTGCACAGCTCAGCTCCGTTAGGTTGGGAGGACGGCGTTCCCGCCCGCGTCGGGGCCGGGCCCTACAACTGGGGATCCTCGGCTTTTTGCTGGGGCTGGGGGCGATGGGGGCAGCCTGGTGGTACACCATTGGGCCGCGGCAGACGCTTTCCTTGTATTGGCTGACCAGTGCCGACAACTCCATTTACTATGTGCAGCAAGAGCGCACGGTTCGCGCCTTCGACGCTCAGGAAGCCATCCGCCTGGCTCTGGAGGAGCTGATTGCCGGCCCCAGGGATCCCCACCTTACCAGCGCCATTCCACCCCAGACGCGGGTGTTGGATGTGCGGGTGGAAGGTGACGATATTTTTCTCAATTTTTCCCCAGAGTTTACCCAGGGGGGGGGAGCCACGGCAATGATGAGCCGGGTCACGCAGGTGCTCTACACCGCCACCAGCCAAAACCCCGGCGCCCGGGTTTGGATCTCGGTGGAAGGCCGTGCCCTAGAAGTGCTGGGGGGAGAGGGGCTGATCCTGGATCAACCCCTGACACGGGCCTCGTTTGTGCCCAGCTTTCAGCTGCCAGCGGAGCCGGCAACCCCGAAGGACTCCGCCCCCCTAACGGGGTCGCCAAAGCGTCGCCTAGCGATAACGGCTTCTTGA
- the mreC gene encoding rod shape-determining protein MreC, which translates to MNRLRQWWRRYGLGLLLSALAMGVALGLRQTQGSLLVELYSWITAPARPPVDPAAVLSQAANRELQALVAELQYQNRELKRLLQFTEQMPQAGIPAAVVGRSADHWWQQLTLSRGSRHGVRVGDVVMAPGGLIGRVESVTPNTSRVLLISDPTSRVGVMLSRSRHMGILRGTGTQSAILDFFDKAPKVEVGDVVVTSGLSSFYPAGVVVGTVRAVNLDASPAPQATVELSAPLGLLEWALIYRYAQPSDS; encoded by the coding sequence TTGAATCGGCTACGCCAATGGTGGAGGCGCTACGGCTTGGGGTTACTCCTGTCTGCTTTGGCGATGGGGGTAGCATTGGGCCTGCGCCAAACCCAGGGATCCCTATTGGTGGAATTGTACAGTTGGATCACTGCTCCAGCCCGTCCGCCTGTGGATCCCGCTGCGGTGCTCAGCCAGGCCGCTAACCGTGAGCTGCAAGCCCTGGTAGCCGAGTTGCAGTACCAAAACCGCGAGCTGAAGCGACTGCTGCAATTTACCGAGCAAATGCCCCAAGCGGGGATCCCGGCAGCCGTGGTGGGTCGCAGCGCCGATCACTGGTGGCAACAGCTCACCCTCAGCCGCGGCAGCCGGCATGGAGTCAGGGTGGGAGATGTAGTCATGGCGCCGGGCGGGTTGATCGGGCGAGTCGAGTCGGTCACGCCCAACACCAGCCGAGTGCTCCTGATCAGCGATCCCACCAGCCGTGTTGGGGTGATGTTGAGTCGCAGCCGACACATGGGCATCCTGAGGGGTACGGGCACCCAGAGCGCCATTTTGGATTTTTTCGACAAGGCTCCCAAAGTAGAGGTGGGGGATGTGGTGGTGACCTCGGGCCTGAGCAGCTTTTACCCAGCCGGGGTGGTGGTGGGAACGGTTCGAGCGGTCAACTTGGATGCCAGCCCTGCCCCCCAAGCCACTGTCGAACTGTCGGCGCCGCTGGGCCTCTTGGAATGGGCCTTGATCTACCGCTATGCTCAACCCTCTGATTCTTAA